In Mastigocladopsis repens PCC 10914, a single window of DNA contains:
- a CDS encoding acetolactate synthase large subunit has translation MNTAELLVQCLENEGVQYVFGLPGEENLHVLEALKHSSIQFITTRHEQGAAFMADVYGRLTGKAGVCLSTLGPGATNLMTGVADANLDGAPLVAITGQVGTDRMHIESHQYLDLVAMFAPVTKWNKQIVRPSITPELVRKAFKRAQSEKPGAVHIDLPENIAAMPAEGNPLRKDNIEKTFASFASIRAAAAAISQAVNPIILVGNGAIRDQASDAVTQFANQMNIPVANTFMGKGVIPYTHSLALWSVGLQQRDFITCGFDNTDLVIAIGYDLIEFSPKKWNPDGKIPIVHIGVTPAEIDSSYIPNVEVVGDITDSLSEILKFADREGKPNPYAINLRTNIRADYEEYANDDGFPIKPQKLIYDLRQVMGPEDIVISDVGAHKMWIARHYHCHSPNTCIISNGFAAMGIAIPGAVAAKLVHPNRKVVAATGDGGFMMNCQELETALRVGTPFVTLIFNDGGYGLVEWKQENYFGKGRSSFVHFSNPDFVKFAESMGLKGYRVQSATDLVPILKEALAQDVPAVIDCPVDYRENIRFSQKAGALNCAM, from the coding sequence ATGAATACAGCTGAACTATTGGTACAATGCTTGGAAAATGAAGGGGTGCAATACGTTTTTGGACTCCCTGGGGAAGAAAACCTGCATGTTTTAGAGGCGCTGAAACATTCTTCAATTCAATTTATTACCACCCGTCACGAACAGGGTGCTGCTTTCATGGCAGATGTCTACGGACGTTTGACAGGAAAAGCCGGCGTTTGCCTTTCGACTCTTGGTCCTGGGGCAACAAACTTGATGACTGGAGTAGCCGATGCTAACCTTGACGGTGCGCCTTTGGTGGCGATTACCGGGCAGGTGGGAACAGATAGAATGCACATTGAATCCCATCAATATTTAGATTTGGTGGCAATGTTTGCCCCGGTGACAAAGTGGAATAAACAAATTGTTCGACCCAGTATTACACCAGAACTTGTGCGGAAAGCCTTTAAGCGGGCGCAAAGTGAAAAACCGGGCGCAGTTCACATCGATTTGCCAGAAAATATTGCCGCCATGCCCGCAGAAGGCAATCCCTTACGTAAGGACAACATCGAAAAAACCTTCGCTTCTTTTGCCAGTATCAGGGCAGCAGCAGCAGCAATTTCCCAAGCAGTGAACCCGATCATTTTAGTTGGCAATGGGGCTATTCGTGACCAAGCAAGTGATGCTGTCACACAATTTGCCAACCAAATGAATATTCCCGTTGCCAACACTTTCATGGGCAAAGGCGTGATTCCTTACACTCATTCCTTGGCTTTGTGGTCAGTGGGATTGCAACAGCGAGATTTCATTACCTGTGGCTTTGATAACACAGATTTAGTCATTGCCATTGGTTATGATTTGATTGAGTTTTCCCCGAAAAAATGGAATCCTGATGGCAAAATTCCCATTGTTCATATTGGAGTCACTCCTGCGGAAATTGATAGTAGTTATATTCCTAACGTTGAAGTTGTCGGAGATATTACTGATTCCCTCTCTGAAATCTTAAAATTTGCAGATCGCGAGGGTAAGCCTAATCCCTACGCTATCAACTTAAGGACAAATATCCGTGCCGACTACGAAGAGTATGCCAATGATGACGGGTTTCCGATTAAGCCACAAAAGTTAATTTATGACTTGCGGCAAGTGATGGGACCAGAAGATATCGTCATCTCTGATGTTGGCGCACATAAAATGTGGATTGCCCGTCATTATCACTGCCATAGCCCGAATACTTGCATCATTTCCAATGGCTTTGCAGCAATGGGTATTGCCATTCCTGGTGCCGTCGCCGCAAAACTTGTGCATCCTAACCGTAAAGTTGTTGCTGCAACCGGCGATGGTGGCTTTATGATGAATTGCCAGGAATTAGAAACGGCTTTGCGCGTTGGTACGCCTTTTGTCACCCTTATTTTCAATGATGGTGGCTACGGCTTAGTTGAGTGGAAGCAAGAAAATTACTTTGGCAAAGGTAGGTCATCTTTTGTGCATTTTAGCAACCCTGATTTTGTCAAATTTGCCGAAAGTATGGGTCTAAAAGGCTACCGCGTCCAATCTGCTACTGATTTGGTTCCCATCCTCAAAGAAGCTTTGGCACAGGATGTTCCAGCAGTGATAGATTGTCCTGTTGATTATCGGGAGAATATTCGCTTTTCGCAAAAAGCCGGCGCGTTGAATTGTGCGATGTAG